In Temnothorax longispinosus isolate EJ_2023e chromosome 10, Tlon_JGU_v1, whole genome shotgun sequence, a single window of DNA contains:
- the LOC139821156 gene encoding deoxynucleoside kinase-like isoform X1 codes for MPLGQHLSRVSRVTAVRHRRATCVATTRVFQRGLTSHEEYNDGYKKRHKVRSSCIMAMLSPRKLYNNPFTICIEGNIGSGKTTFLDHFQSFNNATILQEPMDLWRNVAGVNLLDLFYKDSVNYAFLFQSYVQLTRLQLHTMATPSPYKVMERSVFSGRCFLENMKRTHMIQDVEAMVLENWYDWCMENTNIRTDLIIYLRTTPEVVFQRMQARARKEEDCVSLEYLRQIHEIHDDWLYRKTLFSLPAPVMILDGDKSLEEMVPQFEKCKDRILNEQTDGTTNARMVLNTKA; via the exons ATGCCTCTTGGGCAACATCTGTCGCGAGTGTCGCGCGTCACTGCAGTTCGTCATCGTCGAGCAACTTGCGTGGCCACGACGCGTGTTTTTCAAAGAGGTTTAACGTCACATGAAGAATATAACGACGGATATAAGAAGCGACATAAAG TAAGGAGCAGCTGCATCATGGCAATGCTTTCGCCGAGGAAACTCTACAACAACCCATTTACGATCTGCATAGAGGGAAATATCGGAAGCGGCAAAACGACGTTCCTGGACCACTTCCAGAGTTTTAATAATGCTACAATCTTGCAAGAGCCGATGGACTTGTGGCGAAATGTGGCTGGAGTAAACTTGTTG GATCTCTTCTACAAGGACTCAGTAAATTATGCGTTCTTGTTTCAATCATACGTTCAATTAACCAGGCTACAGTTACATACTATGGCTACACCATCGCCGTATAAAGTTATGGAAAGATCCGTGTTTAGCGGAAGATGCTTCCTAGAAAATATGAAGCGTACACATATGATACAGGACGTGGAAGCGATGGTTTTAGAAAATTGGTACGATTGGTGTATGGAGAACACGAATATAAGGACGGATTTAATAA TATATCTGAGGACAACGCCTGAAGTCGTGTTTCAAAGAATGCAAGCACGTGCACGCAAAGAAGAGGACTGCGTGTCGTTGGAGTATCTGAGACAAATTCACGAAATCCACGACGACTGGCTCTACAGAAAAACCCTATTTTCTTTACCGGCGCCGGTTATGATCTTAGACGGTGACAAAAGTCTAGAGGAAATGGTACCGCAATTCGAGAAATGTAAAGATCGAATACTTAACGAGCAAACTGATGGCACAACAAACGCCAGAATGGTTTTAAATACTAAAGCGTAA
- the LOC139821156 gene encoding deoxynucleoside kinase-like isoform X3: MAMLSPRKLYNNPFTICIEGNIGSGKTTFLDHFQSFNNATILQEPMDLWRNVAGVNLLDLFYKDSVNYAFLFQSYVQLTRLQLHTMATPSPYKVMERSVFSGRCFLENMKRTHMIQDVEAMVLENWYDWCMENTNIRTDLIIYLRTTPEVVFQRMQARARKEEDCVSLEYLRQIHEIHDDWLYRKTLFSLPAPVMILDGDKSLEEMVPQFEKCKDRILNEQTDGTTNARMVLNTKA, from the exons ATGGCAATGCTTTCGCCGAGGAAACTCTACAACAACCCATTTACGATCTGCATAGAGGGAAATATCGGAAGCGGCAAAACGACGTTCCTGGACCACTTCCAGAGTTTTAATAATGCTACAATCTTGCAAGAGCCGATGGACTTGTGGCGAAATGTGGCTGGAGTAAACTTGTTG GATCTCTTCTACAAGGACTCAGTAAATTATGCGTTCTTGTTTCAATCATACGTTCAATTAACCAGGCTACAGTTACATACTATGGCTACACCATCGCCGTATAAAGTTATGGAAAGATCCGTGTTTAGCGGAAGATGCTTCCTAGAAAATATGAAGCGTACACATATGATACAGGACGTGGAAGCGATGGTTTTAGAAAATTGGTACGATTGGTGTATGGAGAACACGAATATAAGGACGGATTTAATAA TATATCTGAGGACAACGCCTGAAGTCGTGTTTCAAAGAATGCAAGCACGTGCACGCAAAGAAGAGGACTGCGTGTCGTTGGAGTATCTGAGACAAATTCACGAAATCCACGACGACTGGCTCTACAGAAAAACCCTATTTTCTTTACCGGCGCCGGTTATGATCTTAGACGGTGACAAAAGTCTAGAGGAAATGGTACCGCAATTCGAGAAATGTAAAGATCGAATACTTAACGAGCAAACTGATGGCACAACAAACGCCAGAATGGTTTTAAATACTAAAGCGTAA
- the LOC139821156 gene encoding deoxynucleoside kinase-like isoform X2, giving the protein MTLMKVGMRADLVRGLCLIDWQISLKKLPGLRSSCIMAMLSPRKLYNNPFTICIEGNIGSGKTTFLDHFQSFNNATILQEPMDLWRNVAGVNLLDLFYKDSVNYAFLFQSYVQLTRLQLHTMATPSPYKVMERSVFSGRCFLENMKRTHMIQDVEAMVLENWYDWCMENTNIRTDLIIYLRTTPEVVFQRMQARARKEEDCVSLEYLRQIHEIHDDWLYRKTLFSLPAPVMILDGDKSLEEMVPQFEKCKDRILNEQTDGTTNARMVLNTKA; this is encoded by the exons ATGACGCTTATGAAAGTCGGTATGAGAGCCGATTTAGTACGTGGATTGTGTCTAATTGATTGGCAGATTTCCTTGAAAAAGTTACCTGGCC TAAGGAGCAGCTGCATCATGGCAATGCTTTCGCCGAGGAAACTCTACAACAACCCATTTACGATCTGCATAGAGGGAAATATCGGAAGCGGCAAAACGACGTTCCTGGACCACTTCCAGAGTTTTAATAATGCTACAATCTTGCAAGAGCCGATGGACTTGTGGCGAAATGTGGCTGGAGTAAACTTGTTG GATCTCTTCTACAAGGACTCAGTAAATTATGCGTTCTTGTTTCAATCATACGTTCAATTAACCAGGCTACAGTTACATACTATGGCTACACCATCGCCGTATAAAGTTATGGAAAGATCCGTGTTTAGCGGAAGATGCTTCCTAGAAAATATGAAGCGTACACATATGATACAGGACGTGGAAGCGATGGTTTTAGAAAATTGGTACGATTGGTGTATGGAGAACACGAATATAAGGACGGATTTAATAA TATATCTGAGGACAACGCCTGAAGTCGTGTTTCAAAGAATGCAAGCACGTGCACGCAAAGAAGAGGACTGCGTGTCGTTGGAGTATCTGAGACAAATTCACGAAATCCACGACGACTGGCTCTACAGAAAAACCCTATTTTCTTTACCGGCGCCGGTTATGATCTTAGACGGTGACAAAAGTCTAGAGGAAATGGTACCGCAATTCGAGAAATGTAAAGATCGAATACTTAACGAGCAAACTGATGGCACAACAAACGCCAGAATGGTTTTAAATACTAAAGCGTAA